A part of Desulfobacter sp. genomic DNA contains:
- a CDS encoding sigma-54-dependent Fis family transcriptional regulator, which yields MIHVLIVDDDPEICLFFETVLTKMGCAFYTANTVRAAESLNKRCSFDIVLLDLELPDGNGLDIMPALSDGPSSPEIIIITGTGDARGAETAFKYGAWDYVQKPFQLDEVSLPIKRAIQYRKEKLAAPRLVPLKRAKIIGESSAIRKCLEDVGRAAATDAGVIVTGETGTGKELFSRAIHENSKRASKPFVAVDCGALTETLIESTLFGHEKGAFTGAASRQDGLIVQADGGTLMLDEIGDMPLSVQKTFLRTLQERTVRPLGGKKEIRVDIRLISATNLDLSRMVKENRFRQDLFYRIRAMEIHLPPLRERNKDIEEIVVRKIHELSTHYHLGAKAVSPEFIGTLEKNPWPGNIRELINVLEHALAAAGHDPTLVPKHLPPGYRLPGLGFDTAPAKFARTIVDIAINGNEGFPPLNDCRQRLEKKYLERLLKEARGDRKAACLMSGLSQARLYALLSKYNLPGFVSKQG from the coding sequence ATGATACATGTGCTGATTGTTGATGATGATCCGGAGATCTGCCTGTTTTTTGAAACGGTTTTAACAAAGATGGGATGTGCGTTCTATACCGCCAACACGGTCCGCGCGGCGGAGTCCCTGAATAAAAGATGTTCTTTCGACATTGTCCTGCTGGACCTGGAACTGCCCGACGGTAACGGGCTGGATATCATGCCGGCCTTGTCAGACGGCCCATCAAGCCCGGAAATTATTATCATCACCGGCACCGGTGACGCCAGGGGGGCTGAGACGGCATTCAAATACGGGGCCTGGGATTATGTCCAGAAACCCTTTCAGCTGGACGAGGTTTCCCTGCCCATAAAACGGGCGATCCAATACCGGAAGGAAAAACTGGCCGCCCCCCGGCTGGTTCCCCTGAAACGCGCCAAGATCATCGGGGAGTCCTCCGCCATCCGAAAATGCCTGGAAGATGTCGGCCGGGCGGCCGCCACAGATGCCGGTGTGATTGTTACCGGGGAAACGGGGACGGGAAAGGAATTGTTCTCAAGGGCAATCCATGAAAACAGCAAGCGGGCGTCAAAACCCTTTGTGGCAGTGGATTGCGGTGCGCTGACGGAAACCTTGATTGAGAGTACCCTGTTCGGCCATGAAAAAGGGGCATTCACCGGTGCCGCATCAAGACAGGACGGATTGATCGTACAGGCGGACGGCGGCACCTTGATGCTGGATGAAATCGGTGACATGCCCCTGTCCGTCCAGAAAACCTTTTTAAGGACGCTTCAGGAAAGAACCGTCCGTCCCCTTGGGGGCAAAAAGGAGATCCGTGTTGATATCCGCCTCATTTCCGCCACCAACCTTGACCTCTCCCGGATGGTAAAAGAGAACCGGTTTCGCCAGGATCTGTTTTACCGGATAAGGGCCATGGAAATTCATCTGCCGCCACTCAGGGAGAGAAACAAGGATATTGAAGAGATCGTGGTCAGAAAAATTCACGAATTATCAACCCATTATCATCTGGGTGCAAAAGCCGTTTCTCCTGAATTTATCGGCACCCTTGAGAAAAATCCATGGCCGGGCAATATCCGTGAACTCATTAATGTCCTTGAGCATGCCCTGGCTGCTGCCGGGCACGATCCCACCCTGGTCCCCAAACATCTTCCCCCGGGATACCGTCTGCCCGGTCTCGGATTTGATACGGCCCCGGCGAAATTTGCCAGAACCATTGTTGACATTGCCATTAATGGCAATGAAGGATTCCCTCCTTTAAACGACTGCAGGCAGCGGCTGGAAAAAAAATACCTGGAACGGTTGCTCAAAGAGGCCCGTGGCGACCGTAAGGCCGCATGCCTTATGTCCGGGCTCTCCCAGGCCCGGCTGTACGCCTTGTTGAGCAAGTATAATCTTCCCGGATTTGTCTCTAAACAGGGATAG